Proteins from a single region of Hordeum vulgare subsp. vulgare chromosome 6H, MorexV3_pseudomolecules_assembly, whole genome shotgun sequence:
- the LOC123402462 gene encoding uncharacterized protein LOC123402462 has protein sequence MVAICIVQVKSNRRSLLQRVKDFDDTVKQVLHLLHMRDSDGTAEGKTEVFFFAGWRGEGLVASAVLRALAERLKSERTDSGMTRHFEKIIHVDCSLWKNRRTMQRAIAEALNLHHLMYTFDARDEEDDFRGVDDNSRAVINSVGSAINRCLINKRFLMIFHYGGDENIDLTESGVPFFGEGKLLWTKHGRFQFSRKELKVMSSSVNIRMYITPDQGIYIRPQVRALLHKEAAEVMGYTSMDEIKPSIVVDCFLYSLLLTKEVRGKSISVDYGWATHACNYWICDGILDGIVRAWEVGNALCGVIPPLGYFPDETAVLVSWLDRNKKPYEGWNSITSNKQAAQNISVVHVNATSYFLTFEGDNYVLLPRMIELMTNLRELNTKGVSWRTISHAWKKLQNLHKLRLTEFSDVITVDNCSAIDMMNLELLDFSGNTHMESLPEMSSARSLKVLVVDGCSNLKHVSLEGVPSQLESFSFDGYGPAENWGHPIQLPRKESRPKSCVEPMEEAKVSRISLEGCARLHSIFLRALFNLKELDMSGTAIKTIDLGAMDVPRLKKLFLQGCEQLHSLVWDGLNPTLEVLHVDTNRGMTRSGFCCGEQRSVDFEACICFTDGRFLWLPIKALYARIRREDSRHTRRIFLSPREYAFSSGYSKVHLHISSSITKSIGEIPPSQEDHIPMVPFLHYKDVVVRAKDITCLSLVSDCQQLHPLDCHIEIGKGSHDLETMLMDSGSFSWCVRSMHVHDNSSVTTIPHTSADWGNLKWCRAERCPKMLALFTSGLQHFRSLRTLSASDLRMAYCILGRGLNNIGKYIFEALQYIYLHNCPRLVFVIPISTFTLPSLETLHIAYCSKLQHVFPLDDKHSEEIASGVTFNNLKHIKLYHLHSLEQICEARLTAPSLETISLRDCWGLRRLPAIGSKLPMVDCENDWWERLEWDGLEANHDPSLFQTRHSNYYKKTLPRVSVLR, from the exons ATGGTAGCAATATGTATTGTGCAAGTCAAATCTAACCGTCGTTCTTTACTACAGCGCGTAAAGGATTTTGATGACACCGTCAAACAAGTGCTTCATCTGCTTcatatgcgtgatagtgatggtaCCGCAGAAGGCAAAACTGAAGTATTCTTCTTTGCTGGCTGGCGCGGCGAGGGACTGGTAGCATCTGCTGTTCTTAGAGCTCTAGCCGAACGCCTAAAATCTGAAAGAACCGATTCTGGCATGACAAGGCATTTTGAGAAAATTATCCACGTCGATTGCTCTTTGTGGAAAAacagaaggacgatgcagagggcaATTGCAGAGGCATTAAACCTTCACCACTTAATGTACACATTTGATGCGAGGGATGAAGAAGATGATTTCAGAGGGGTAGATGACAACTCTAGAGCAGTAATAAATAGCGTCGGAAGTGCGATCAACCGGTGCCTAATAAACAAAAGATTCCTGATGATTTTTCACTATGGAGGAGATGAAAATATTGATCTCACAGAGTCAGGCGTTCCTTTTTTTGGTGAAGGTAAGTTGTTATGGACCAAGCATGGAAGATTTCAGTTCTCACGGAAAGAACTGAAGGTGATGTCCAGTTCTGTTAATATACGTATGTATATCACTCCCGACCAAGGCATATATATTAGGCCACAAGTGCGTGCTTTATTGCACAAAGAAGCTGCTGAAGTGATGGGTTACACCAGCATGGATGAAATCAAGCCATCAATAGTTGTGGATTGCTTTTTGTACTCACTGCTCCTGACAAAAGAAGTACGTGGAAAGTCTATCAGTGTTGACTATGGTTGGGCTACTCATGCTTGCAACTACTGGATATGTGATGGAATACTTGATGGAATAGTCAGAGCTTGGGAGGTTGGCAATGCGTTGTGTGGAGTGATACCACCGCTGGGATATTTTCCAGATGAAACAGCAGTTCTGGTAAGTTGGTTGGACAGAAACAAAAAACCCTACGAAGGCTGGAATTCAATCACCTCAAACAAACAAGCAGCACAGAATATCTCTGTTGTCCATGTTAATGCAACATCCTATTTTCTAACATTTGAGGGTGACA ACTATGTCTTGTTGCCACGGATGATTGAACTGATGACCAATCTCAGGGAGCTAAATACAAAGGGAGTATCATGGAGGACTATAAGCCATGCCTGGAAAAAGCTACAGAATCTGCACAAGCTCCGGTTAACTGAATTTTCAGATGTGATAACAGTGGACAATTGCTCTGCCATAGACATGATGAACCTCGAGCTCCTTGACTTTTCTGGGAACACTCACATGGAATCATTGCCTGAAATGTCATCAGCAAGAAGCCTCAAGGTGCTTGTTGTTGATGGTTGTTCCAACTTGAAACATGTTTCATTGGAAGGAGTTCCTTCACAACTCGAGAGTTTTAGCTTTGATGGTTATGGCCCAGCAGAGAATTGGGGTCATCCCATACAACTGCCAAGAAAGGAATCCCGCCCGAAGTCTTGCGTGGAACCAATGGAAGAAGCCAAGGTATCAAGGATCTCCTTAGAGGGTTGCGCTCGATTGCATAGCATATTCTTGCGTGCATTGTTCAACCTGAAGGAGTTGGACATGTCAGGTACGGCCATCAAAACAATTGATCTCGGTGCAATGGATGTCCCACGGCTCAAGAAGCTATTCCTACAGGGTTGTGAGCAACTCCATAGTTTAGTCTGGGATGGACTAAACCCGACATTGGAAGTGCTACATGTAGACACTAATCGGGGGATGACGAGATCAGGGTTCTGCTGTGGAGAACAGAGGTCCGTTGACTTTGAGGCATGTATTTGTTTTACAGATGGACGGTTTCTTTGGTTGCCCATAAAAGCACTATATGCCCGAATCAGGAGGGAAGATTCCAGACATACAAGGAGAATCTTTCTTTCTCCAAGAGAATATGCTTTTTCCTCCGGTTACTCGAAAGTGCACCTCCATATATCTTCTTCAATCACTAAAAGTATAGGGGAGATCCCCCCAAGCCAGGAGGATCATATTCCAATGGTGCCATTTCTACATTACAAGGATGTCGTCGTCCGTGCAAAGGATATAACATGTTTGTCCTTGGTGTCGGACTGCCAACAGCTTCATCCTTTGGACTGCCATATCGAGATTGGAAAAGGAAGCCATGATTTAGAGACTATGCTGATGGACTCAGGTTCTTTCTCTTGGTGTGTACGATCAATGCATGTGCATGACAATTCCTCGGTCACAACTATCCCGCACACTTCAGCAGACTGGGGTAATTTAAAATGGTGTCGTGCAGAGAGGTGCCCCAAAATGTTGGCTCTCTTTACTTCAGGACTTCAGCACTTCCGTTCTTTAAGGACACTTTCGGCGTCTGATCTCCGGATGGCCTATTGCATCTTGGGTAGAGGCCTCAATAATATCGGGAAATATATCTTCGAAGCACTACAGTATATATACCTACACAATTGCCCCAGGTTGGTATTCGTCATCCCCATTTCGACCTTCACCTTGCCAAGCTTGGAGACTCTCCACATAGCATACTGCAGTAAGCTGCAACATGTTTTCCCATTGGATGACAAGCATTCCGAAGAAATAGCATCTGGTGTCACATTCAATAACCTGAAGCACATCAAGCTGTACCATCTCCACAGTCTAGAGCAGATATGTGAGGCCAGACTGACCGCGCCGTCGTTGGAAACCATCAGCCTCAGGGACTGTTGGGGCCTCAGGCGGCTTCCCGCTATAGGCTCTAAGCTACCAATGGTGGACTGCGAGAATGACTGGTGGGAGAGGCTGGAGTGGGATGGCTTGGAGGCCAACCATGACCCGTCGCTCTTCCAAACACGCCACTCGAATTACTACAAGAAGACCCTCCCGAGGGTCTCCGTTCTGAG GTAA